From the Oncorhynchus mykiss isolate Arlee unplaced genomic scaffold, USDA_OmykA_1.1 un_scaffold_416, whole genome shotgun sequence genome, the window ACACTTTTTGCCCTATATCATTACTATCACTCATTACTGCTAGtgtatttttcccctcttctactctaggcatacatctaatcacatataagagagcgttattgaaacgactcaagtcagttaagaaccaactcttatttacaatcacggccggtggtgatacagcctggaatcgaaccacggtctgtagtgactcgagaacagggaacatacacggtgggaaaggggcgtgtacaaatggaacaattgtgcctttttgactgaaatatggaggtggctcttaaaagagcctttgggggattttggagatcaggtcatcgtttatgcgcgctctccgcgaatacgacgggccagctggatgtccttgggcatgatggtcaccctcttggcgtggatggcgcacaggttggtgtcctcgaacaggccgaccaggtaagcctcgcttgcctcctgcagggccatcactgcggaactctggaagcgcaggtcggtcttaaagtcctgggcaatttctcgcaccaggcgctggaaaggcagtttgcggatcagcagctcagtggacttctGGTAACGACGGATCTCTCTAAGAGCCACGGTGCCGGGCCTGTAACGGTGAGGCTTCTTCACGCCGCCGGTGGCCGGGGCGCTCTTGCGCGCAGCCTTGGTGGCGAGCTGCTTCCTGGGTGCTTTGCCACCGGTGGATTTGCGAGCGGTTTGCTTGGTTCTGGCCATGGCGCTAGCTAGCTTCCTTCTTTCACAGTCGGAGTATAGCCTCAAAATGCCTATGTGAAGTTTATAAAGCCGGCAGCGGCGtctgctcattggtcaccatctcCGCACCGCCCTGATTGGCCCGTTGCGGAGGCCTCCTCCGCCGCCCATTGGACGGGAGGCTCGGCCTCTCCGTGCCGCCCCAAAATGCAACCCCCACCCTCGCCGAGGCGCGCTTGGGTCTTTTGTTAGGGCCGCGAGCAACGTTACACTTGACGCGCAATAATGCTCTCATTCTAGCCTACTAGTTGTTATCCTTCATTTAGGCCTCATGTGGGCACTTGATACGGTgccgtctatatgtgtgtgtatctaacaCGCCAAATAATTGGCCAGGCATAGAAAGGACACTTTGCGCTTTTGTTGAGCTAGGTggttggctcttaaaagagcctttgggggttGAGTAGTCAAGTTGCAGCCGCACCAGCGATTTTACTTGGCTTTGACGGCCTTCTCAGTCTTCTTGGGGAGCAGCACTGCCTGGATGTTGGGCAGAACACCACCCTGCGCGATGGTCACGCCGCCAAGCAGTTTGTTCAGCTCCTCGTCGTTACGGACTGCCAGCTGCAGGTGACGGGGGATGATACGAGTCTTCTTGTTGTCACGGGCAGCGTTTCCGGCCAACTCCAGGATCTCAGCAGTCAGGTACTCGAGCACTGCGGCCAGGTACACTGGTGCGCCAGCGCCCACACGCTCGGCGTAGTTGCCTTTACGCAGCAGCCTGTGCACACGGCCCACGGGGAACTGGAGCCCGGCACGGGATGAACGTGTCTTTGCCTTCGCCCTGGCCTTGCCTCCGGTTTTGCCTCTTCCGCTCATATTGgtagcttcagtatgtcacagaaaGTCTGAATGAGCCGCTGGCCACCTCGAGAGTCTTACTTATACCTCGCCACAAAAGCCATCGATTGGCCACCGGACCGGTGTGGCCTTATCCaattggagtgagggagggacagacagacaggcagtcagccctaagcccgcccccacccacccgcccgcaggcaggcaggcagcagagtgaCGAGGGCTAGGCTACTCTGTTTCCCTCCGACTTTTGTTACTTTTTCACGTTGGCGGGAGCGCCAAAGTGACAACTCAAATCACTGAAACATGTATCAATCAATTCGAGAGTGGCTCATAATACAAATGGCTGCTGTCCAACCCACTATAGTATGTATGCTTATTATTATCAGGATCAATGTGACATGCCAAttctaacacatcacaacaatgttgactggtgagggtgctgcactcttgagtgacaaatgtaaagccatttagccactccaaaatgtggtgcgtaaaagtcattcatttcatttcttttgcaccacgggtaggtaggtggaatggaatgacatgcgcttttatggaaagaggtgggtggctcttaaaagagccttttgtGGTAACAACATGTGTCGAGTAGAAAGAACACTGTTTGTAATAGGTTTACTTCTTCTTGGGGGCTGCCTTCTTGGCCTTGGCCGCCTTGGGCTTGGCGGCTTTGGGCTTCGCTGCCTTGGTAGCCTTCTTGGGGCTCTTGGCCGCTTTCTTGGCCGCTGCGGCGGGCTTCTTCACCTTCTTTGGGCTCTTGGCGGCCTTTTTGGGTGTAGCGGGCTTCTTGGCCTTCTTGGGGGACTTCTTTGCGGCCACGGCCTTCTTGGCTGCTACCTTCTTGGGCTTCTTGGCGGCGGCGGGCTTCTTGGCGGCCACCTTCTTAGCTTTGGGGGCTGCGGCTTTCTTGGCGGGCTTCTTTGCCTCGACGGCCTTCTTGTTGAGCTTGAAGGAGCCGGAAGCACCGGTGCCCTTAGTCTGGACCAGGGTGCCCTTGGTGACGAGGCTCTTGACGGCGATCTTGACACGGGAGTTGTTCTTCTCCACGTCGTAGCCGCCTGCCGCCAGAGACTTCTTGAGCGCGGCCAGGGACACGCCGCTCCTCTCCTTGGAGGCGGACACCGCCTTGACGATGAGCTCGCCTACGCTGGGTCCCGCTTTCTTGGGCTTGGCTGCTGCCTTCTTCTTGGGTGCCTTGGCCGGCGCGGCGGCGGCGGGTGCTGGTGCGACTTCTGCCATGTCTGTCGTTCGgtccggtaaacacacacacttacaacactACGGTAGTCTGTGAGGAGGAGTACTTTGCTGTAGACGCTGCTCTGCGCTATTGAAGCTCCACACCGTGCAGGGGGCTGGCCTTAAACGCGACATGAGAACCATGTAGACTCAAGCCACCCAGCTCGGCTTCTCCGGGCTGGCCAAATGCTCTTTCACTTGTGTTTTCTGGTCGCCAATATCGGGCCAAAAGTCACCGACGGAGCCGCGTTTTTGGCCCAAAAGCGAACGGCCCAGCGAGCAGACTTGTGTCCGTTCAGAATAAAGTCATGTGGGCTGCAGAAGCCCCGTGCATTTTGCTGCGACTCGCTCAAAACCTCACCGTTCGACTGTCGGGTGGAGCGGTGCGCACTGCTTTTCCTGTGCTATTTGTCTCCTAAATGGCCTAAAAGTGCATCCGATTGCGAGCACCATTGATTGTGGAGTGAGCCGAGATGTCTGGCAAGGGAATCAAATGGTTTGGCGTCCCCTGATGTGCTCCTTGGTGTTTTAAAGGAGAGCTCTTTTGGGGACCTTAAAACACATGCACTTGTGAGGCCTGGCTGAGACTAGTTTCACGTTGTATTCGTCATGTGTCCAGGAGGCAAACGAGAAATAATACACTGTCCAACGACATGCTTACttgcactttgtgtgtgtgtgtgtgtgatgttttattagtatgagtttattagttggatttggagcctgtgtgttttcttgtgctaggtagtctctctctctgtctgtgtgtctctttcaaaagcgtgtcagagagagagagagagagagagagagagagataggcttgtGGCCTTCTCGCAGTCCTTCCTCGCTTGACTCCGCAGCGTGACTCACTCGTGCCGGTCTTTGTGTCTGTGGGTCTTGGTGTCTGGCTGTGCGGCCGGCGCTATGGAGGCTGGCGCCCCATGTGCTTGTCCGCCCTGATataggcctagagagagagatttggagcctcttcttctctctcctcctccctcttgtacaggtgtgtgtaagggatgtgaaacggctagtttcaatcggtgacgtcacttgctctgagactgttgttgatgatgtgtgcagagggtccctggttcggcctaaagttatactgttacacaggctccagtcatcggagcacgagtggaatcccactcactgtgttatactgccatgcacacattcctaccctgttcatgtcagcatcatttattccctctcccccctttttgacatgtcctccacacacacacacacatatggatttgcttttttcactgacaggttgggtggctcttaaaagagcctttgggttacTACAGCACTCCAAATGGGCTGTTTACTTGGAGCTGGTGTACTTGGTCACGGCCTTGGTGCCCTCGGACACTGCGTGCTTGGCCAGCTCTCCGGGGAGCAGCAGGCGCACTGCGGTCTGGATCTCCCTGGAGGTGATGGTGGAACGCTTGTTGTAGTGGGCCAGGCGAGACGACTCTCCGGCGATACGCTCGAAGATGTCGTTCACGAACGAGTTCATGATTCCCATGGCCTTGGAGGAGATGCCGGTATCGGGGTGGACCTGCTTCAGGACTTTGTACACGTAAATGGCGTAGCTCTCCTTCCTCGACTTTCGGCGTTTCTTGCCGCCTTTCCCTGCGGTCTTGGTGACGGCTTTCTTGGAGCCCTTCTTGGGCGCGGACTTTGCTGGCTCGGGCATGATGCTGATGTCTCGCTGCTTCTCACAAACgaatgagggggtggagagccctttccctcttatgaagacgaagctaagctaattcgccggccgtggacacacccctgctttctcataggcgcccctgccatttgcccagtggagctgagcgcgcataagagccttccactcagaggcttgcttccctaacaaagaccatagcctatgctctgtcactggtggggaatggtgtgtttccaaaaaagtcctacaatggCCAAAAATAAGGCTCCCCTTTTTGGTACTTGGTGGGGATTTCCCAGCCGTGGTGCCTTTATTTCGGGTGTCTCGTAATACGACTGTacgcaaagcctgcactgaacatagcctccctcctgtcatgaacactccctccctgtccactcaagagtggctcatggtttaatacgactgtaggcaaagcctgcactgaacatagcctcctgtcacgaatactccctccctgtccactcaagagtggctcatggtttcctacgataatggatttgacccttttgaagcggatgtgggtggctcttaaaagagcctttgggttcaAGTCGGGATGTTGACGTTCCGAGAAGAGTGCGTTTAACCGCCGAAACCGTACAGGGTGCGTCCCTGGCGTTTCAGAGCGTAGACCACGTCCATGGCCGTAACGGTCTTCCTCTTGGCGTGCTCGGTGTAGGTGACGGCGTCACGGATCACGTTCTCAAGGAACACCTTCAGGACACCGCGGGTCTCCTCGTAGATCAGCCCGGAGATACGCTTCACGCCGCCACGGCGAGCCAGACGGCGAATGGCGGGCTTGGTGATTCCCTGGATGTTATCGCGGAGAACCTTACGGTGACGCTTAGCGCCTCCTTTTCCGAGTCCCTTGCCGCCTTTACCTCTTCCAGACATCGTGTGTTCGCTAGCTGAGTTCAAGTGAATTAATGACGTAATTTTCGGTGCTCGGGTGCTCTTATTATCTGCGTTTGGTGGACCTGATTGAAGCCAGTGGCACAGAAAGCGCGCGCTTTTGCCTGGCCTCTGCTGCAAAGGGGAGGGCAGGGCGTTCGTTCTAGGGAACAATGGAGGAAGAAGAAATCAAAGCTACTTACTTACATGCGCGGGAAACAcactcaaatactgagctatgttgaacacaaggcccaactgtgatgtcccactcttcacattgattggtgttgttctacttgttgttgttgttgcacctgATTCAACTCTTTCAATCAGCTGTGCCTCTCCAGGGCTACCACAAAAAATGGCTACTCTACCCCtgcctggagttgggaaacactgaactaGTAGGATTCAACCCACTGCAGTTGCCAGTCACACCTAATAGAGATAGGCGTTAAAACCTCAAATAGTGTCACAAGTACAAAGGAGAAACAAAGTGCAACATACGGGAAACAAATACACAAGGAATGCCACAAACCCTATAAGGGGTCCGTAATGTCACCTCAGCAGTCATGTAGCTCTTGAAGGCCATGTAATAACgtcattcttctttttcttccctagacaggatccaggtggccatgggaagggtggtgatacctctgcaagctgaaacgcagtaaaacattcctcagacacccacccaacacacacacaataaagggatcattttcctatgcgtacagaggtgatagggatgtgcaaatattgtatggtacttttttcaaaaaacaataacatagcCTTATATTACGGAAATAGTGGTATGAGGTGGATCCTTTATAGGCCAGAGAGCCTCAGCTGTTGCATTGAATGATCTCAACAGGTCATTTCAAAGGGGACAAATGAGGCCCAAGGGCACATACTGGCGATTGACCAATCGGTGCAGTTGATTCACATCTCAGATGTGACTAGGTATCATCTTACAACTTATTGTTGCCATAATTGTCTCTTACGTGCACTTAGTGGCTGCCGGCCCTCGGTTTAGTACATCGAGCAACAGAGGTTGCCTTTTAGGAGAATGACTGACAAGCGTTCAACTAGCTGGGATGCAGCTAGTGTCATCAAAGCACTTTGTCATAGCAAGTTAGAAGAAATAGGTTAAGGTTACGAAAAGGCTTAGGCTTACCCCAAATGTCACGTCCGTTCGTAGCTGTACTCCGTGTAGGCACAACAAGTCatcacacagagagcacacttgAAGCACAACTGCACTGCCTGGAAGGCCGCAACGGACTGAATTGGAATCCCTCAAACAGCACGCTAACTACATTCCGCTTTATGATGTCACAGTCAGCCCCTCGGAACACTGGTCCTCAACAATCTCAAACACCTTGGATACCCAAGCCAAACATTCTCGAATCACTCACATTCACAAATCAACCAGGGCGAAGAAGGCTGCCAGGAATTGAATGCTGAAAAGCTAACCTCCTTCACAGAGCAACATCATAGGACTGGGAGTTTGTGTTCAACAGCTTGCGTTCCCCTATTATCAAGGGCTTAGTTCCTCTATAGGCTACAGTGCAGATACTTCACATGCAGAgtacaacaacaaataacagagggcctgttaccacaccctataggctaggagttgaacttggaccacaatgacattggtagtaattagcctgcagcataaatgacagctccctaacggggacataaagtggaaatggaagtgcgacacatagaggaaaagtcctaatcctaatcaaatagacacatttttttaaatttttatttttatttatttcaccaggtaggcaagttgagaacaagttctcatttacaattgcgacctggccaagattaagcaaagcagttcgacacatacaacgacacagacttacacatggagtaaaacaaacatacagtcaataatacagtataaacaagtctatatacgatgtgagcaaatgaggtgagataagggaggtaaaggcaaaaaaagcccatggtggcaaagtaaatacaatatagcaagtaaaacactggaatggtacatttgcaatggaagacatgtgcaaagtagaaataaaaataatggggtgcaaaggagcaaaataaatacattcattaaatacagtagggaaagaggtagttgtttggcctaaattataggtgggctatgtacaggtgcagtaatctgtgagctgctctgacagttggtgcttaaagctagtgagggagataagtgtttccagtttcagagatttttgtagttcgttccagtcattggcagcagagaactggaaggagaggcggccaaagaaagaattggttttgggggtgactagagagatatacatacacctgtttagcagatgtcgggaaatgcttgtgttactagctccaacagcacagtaagatctaaccatgttccaacattccacacaatacacccaaatgcaattggaatacatcaatatatggacgagcaatgtcagaccgtccgtagactaacataccttacaatacaatactttatatatccacatgacatgagctatgcaaaccacctccacgttaggaatgtgcccagtgatatctaacaaaaacacacacctccgtggaacccacatggcaagacaggaaggaagacatGCAGGAGTGCTCATGAAGAAGACCGGAATCATCTCCAATCAAGTGAACAATGTCAAAGGAATAGGGCAAGTCATATAGATAGGGAGGCATTTCACCGCCACCCGCTGGAGCACAAGTCATTTTGCCAACACTGGCTCATCATTCAAAGCCACATAGGGAGGGATCTTAACACCACCTGCTGGATCAGAAGTGCCACTCACAATGGCCACACAGACCATTTCTCCCTCAACCTGATGCAATTGTCACAACAAGTATGTGCTCAAAATCAAACATTAACTACAACAGATCATCAAATAGGCAAACACATGCTCATGTAGAGTACCTCAAATTATACAGttactttgtcaccaaagctaATCTGTCATTCATCTACAAATACATGCTCTTCTAAAGCCACAATGCAATGTTCACATGGTACATTTCATTTCTTACAATCTATGTCACTATTACTTCATTTGACTGCTCTTAAATCATATTCACTTAACCCTTTTCTTCACCTGCTGATTTTCTGCTGCTTTTGTCTCTTGCAGATTTGGACGTCATGTGAATCTATGTTTCTCAAGTATCAAAAGAGAGTAAGTTACATTGACCTACTTTATGAAAAACGGAATGGTACTTTTCTCTCTAGCCTAGTGCACTCTTTATCTGTAAGCTCCCCTACTGGTGTaggtagctaaaaaaaaaaaggtacagaTGCCAGTACCCCATGTAGCCTATAGAACTTGATCTCGACGACCACATTTTACACCAATGCACCCCGACAATCGGTTGGTGGTCGGGAATCAAGTGGATGATTCTGGGACCAATTACAGGATGAGGGGTGTACTGAACTGTGCCTATAGCATGTCAAAAATCCCTCCAACGGGAAATAGGCCTTGGCAAATGGCCAGGGGCGCTGTCTTTTTCAGCACCACGGAGCTCCGCTATTACATGTCTCATGAGTGAAGATGcaacagcagacaattcctgctctttTGTCCTGAGATGACACACTTTAGCCGTGTCATTGCTGCATTTAACTGGCAGCCTGTATTTAGGGCCTTTACTTTGTCGTATCATTTGGTCAAGGGGTTTCGATTCCTCAGCAAATCTTCTTGGAAAAATGAACTAAATCCCACATCAGAAGTCGACTTCAAATCACGCCAAAGACACACGACTCTACTCTACTTTTTTTCGACCACCTTTCACTTGCGCCGGACAGAGATATATCATTTTACTTTCAATAGCTTAGTCAGTCGCATGAATTATGGGGTGCACACAGCTAACGTTGTAATGATCGGATCAAAACATGGATTTTTGGGGCCATCGAGGAATGTCACATGGGCCAGAAATCATTGAATGGCCATTTTCACAAAGGAATAGACAGACTCTAGCATGTTACATTCCAAGAGCAATTGGAATCGAAAAAACACAACGTGCCCCACTTGGggacccgaggaccgagtttgggaaacgctggcctgAAGATCAAATACCAATAGGGAGCCACTATGACGTGCTCACACGCTGACAGTACCAGCGTTTAACCACTAGATGGCCTCCGTGCTCCACGGTAAACTTTTCCCATCTCATCAGCGGCACTTTCAAAGTCAGTTGTTCTTAGCTACATAGTGACCATTTTTGACACTTTTTGCCCTATATCATTACTATCACTCATTACTGCTAGtgtatttttcccctcttctactctaggcatacatctaatcacatataagagagcgttattgaaacgactcaagtcagttaagaaccaactcttatttacaatcacggccggtggtgatacagcctggaatcgaaccacggtctgtagtgactcgagaacagggaacatacacggtgggaaaggggcgtgtacaaatggaacaattgtgcctttttgactgaaatatggaggtggctcttaaaagagcctttgggggattttggagatcaggtcatcgtttatgcgcgctctccgcgaatacgacgggccagctggatgtccttgggcatgatggtcaccctcttggcgtggatggcgcacaggttggtgtcctcgaacaggccgaccaggtaagcctcgcttgcctcctgcagggccatcactgcggaactctggaagcgcaggtcggtcttaaagtcctgggcaatttctcgcaccaggcgctggaaaggcagtttgcggatcagcagctcagtggacttctGGTAACGACGGATCTCTCTAAGAGCCACGGTGCCGGGCCTGTAACGGTGAGGCTTCTTCACGCCGCCGGTGGCCGGGGCGCTCTTGCGCGCAGCCTTGGTGGCGAGCTGCTTCCTGGGTGCTTTGCCACCGGTGGATTTGCGAGCGGTTTGCTTGGTTCTGGCCATGGCGCTAGCTAGCTTCCTTCTTTCACAGTCGGAGTATAGCCTCAAAATGCCTATGTGAAGTTTATAAAGCCGGCAGCGGCGtctgctcattggtcaccatctcCGCACCGCCCTGATTGGCCCGTTGCGGAGGCCTCCTCCGCCGCCCATTGGACGGGAGGCTCGGCCTCTCCGTGCCGCCCCAAAATGCAACCCCCACCCTCGCCGAGGCGCGCTTGGGTCTTTTGTTAGGGCCGCGAGCAACGTTACACTTGACGCGCAATAATGCTCTCATTCTAGCCTACTAGTTGTTATCCTTCATTTAGGCCTCATGTGGGCACTTGATACGGTgccgtctatatgtgtgtgtatctaacaCGCCAAATAATTGGCCAGGCATAGAAAGGACACTTTGCGCTTTTGTTGAGCTAGGTggttggctcttaaaagagcctttgggggttGAGTAGTCAAGTTGCAGCCGCACCAGCGATTTTACTTGGCTTTGACGGCCTTCTCAGTCTTCTTGGGGAGCAGCACTGCCTGGATGTTGGGCAGAACACCACCCTGCGCGATGGTCACGCCGCCAAGCAGTTTGTTCAGCTCCTCGTCGTTACGGACTGCCAGCTGCAGGTGACGGGGGATGATACGAGTCTTCTTGTTGTCACGGGCAGCGTTTCCGGCCAACTCCAGGATCTCAGCAGTCAGGTACTCGAGCACTGCGGCCAGGTACACTGGTGCGCCAGCGCCCACACGCTCGGCGTAGTTGCCTTTACGCAGCAGCCTGTGCACACGGCCCACGGGGAACTGGAGCCCGGCACGGGATGAACGTGTCTTTGCCTTCGCCCTGGCCTTGCCTCCGGTTTTGCCTCTTCCGCTCATATTGgtagcttcagtatgtcacagaaaGTCTGAATGAGCCGCTGGCCACCTCGAGAGTCTTACTTATACCTCGCCACAAAAGCCATCGATTGGCCACCGGACCGGTGTGGCCTTATCCaattggagtgagggagggacagacagacaggcagtcagccctaagcccgcccccacccacccgcccgcaggcaggcaggcagcagagtgaCGAGGGCTAGGCTACTCTGTTTCCCTCCGACTTTTGTTACTTTTTCACGTTGGCGGGAGCGCCAAAGTGACAACTCAAATCACTGAAACATGTATCAATCAATTCGAGAGTGGCTCATAATACAAATGGCTGCTGTCCAACCCACTATAGTATGTATGCTTATTATTATCAGGATCAATGTGACATGCCAAttctaacacatcacaacaatgttgactggtgagggtgctgcactcttgagtgacaaatgtaaagccatttagccactccaaaatgtggtgcgtaaaagtcattcatttcatttcttttgcaccacgggtaggtaggtggaatggaatgacatgcgcttttatggaaagaggtgggtggctcttaaaagagccttttgtGGTAACAACATGTGTCGAGTAGAAAGAACACTGTTTGTAATAGGTTTACTTCTTCTTGGGGGCTGCCTTCTTGGCCTTGGCCGCCTTGGGCTTGGCGGCTTTGGGCTTCGCTGCCTTGGTAGCCTTCTTGGGGCTCTTGGCCGCTTTCTTGGCCGCTGCGGCGGGCTTCTTCACCTTCTTTGGGCTCTTGGCGGCCTTTTTGGGTGTAGCGGGCTTCTTGGCCTTCTTGGGGGACTTCTTTGCGGCCACGGCCTTCTTGGCTGCTACCTTCTTGGGCTTCTTGGCGGCGGCGGGCTTCTTGGCGGCCACCTTCTTAGCTTTGGGGGCTGCGGCTTTCTTGGCGGGCTTCTTTGCCTCGACGGCCTTCTTGTTGAGCTTGAAGGAGCCGGAAGCACCGGTGCCCTTAGTCTGGAC encodes:
- the LOC118956133 gene encoding histone H2A, which gives rise to MSGRGKTGGKARAKAKTRSSRAGLQFPVGRVHRLLRKGNYAERVGAGAPVYLAAVLEYLTAEILELAGNAARDNKKTRIIPRHLQLAVRNDEELNKLLGGVTIAQGGVLPNIQAVLLPKKTEKAVKAK
- the LOC118956135 gene encoding uncharacterized protein LOC118956135 encodes the protein MSGRGKGGKGLGKGGAKRHRKVLRDNIQGITKPAIRRLARRGGVKRISGLIYEETRGVLKVFLENVIRDAVTYTEHAKRKTVTAMDVVYALKRQGRTLPEAVHVRKLASAMARTKQTARKSTGGKAPRKQLATKAARKSAPATGGVKKPHRYRPGTVALREIRRYQKSTELLIRKLPFQRLVREIAQDFKTDLRFQSSAVMALQEASEAYLVGLFEDTNLSSEHTMSGRGKGGKGLGKGGAKRHRKVLRDNIQGITKPAIRRLARRGGVKRISGLIYEETRGVLKVFLENVIRDAVTYTEHAKRKTVTAMDVVYALKRQGRTLYGFGG
- the LOC118956114 gene encoding histone H1 produces the protein MAEVAPAPAAAAPAKAPKKKAAAKPKKAGPSVGELIVKAVSASKERSGVSLAALKKSLAAGGYDVEKNNSRVKIAVKSLVTKGTLVQTKGTGASGSFKLNKKAVEAKKPAKKAAAPKAKKVAAKKPAAAKKPKKVAAKKAVAAKKSPKKAKKPATPKKAAKSPKKVKKPAAAAKKAAKSPKKATKAAKPKAAKPKAAKAKKAAPKKK
- the LOC118956115 gene encoding histone H3-like; this encodes MSRRRCRLYKLHIGILRLYSDCERRKLASAMARTKQTARKSTGGKAPRKQLATKAARKSAPATGGVKKPHRYRPGTVALREIRRYQKSTELLIRKLPFQRLVREIAQDFKTDLRFQSSAVMALQEASEAYLVGLFEDTNLCAIHAKRVTIMPKDIQLARRIRGERA
- the LOC118956131 gene encoding histone H1, translating into MAEVAPAPAAAAPAKAPKKKAAAKPKKAGPSVGELIVKAVSASKERSGVSLAALKKSLAAGGYDVEKNNSRVKIAVKSLVTKGTLVQTKGTGASGSFKLNKKAVEAKKPAKKAAAPKAKKVAAKKPAAAKKPKKVAAKKAVAAKKSPKKAKKPATPKKAAKSPKKVKKPAAAAKKAAKSPKKATKAAKPKAAKPKAAKAKKAAPKKK